A single Cupriavidus sp. D39 DNA region contains:
- a CDS encoding ATP-dependent nuclease, translating to MRIERLWIQRFRGISALDWRPSPGLNCIIGPGDGAKTTILDAIDCLLAERHTIAFDDLDFYNGDTSQNIFIGAIVSGLRNDLLRDDRYGHALSGWNTVTGEWHEEPAEQAGVVPAIFLALEVDCTLEPAWYIWVQRNKEVDKTKRLAFVDRKLISPARLGVYADKHLSWARGSSLQRIGSHPEQLPATLNGLLRSARDSFAAQSASAFSEIVDAISPDIAKLGVQVQGTLSANLDHTSFSMNASGVSLHDGNIPLRCMGTGSSRLAVAALQSTESASRNFLLVDELEYGLEPHRISLLVSHLRQRVVTSGQAFITTHSPTVLREVRFDEVHVCRRDAKTGRVGVVTAGSTSTATLDARRYVRDKGEALLGRTVLVCEGQTEVALLKGFAESTQFNFQADGVALVDGGGHPNLFAVALHFARMGYRTAVLADSDRPTDPKTSMELSVNRVAHFAWDIPRCTEQELFCGLPDGLASELLTTIANNVGHPQVLGELSSHLKVRFNSLAEVTPYLTDATALMKMGAVANSAKWIKNNFDLCFQIGSAILGIAPLLGDSSLVRHLEALKGWMASNA from the coding sequence GTGCGTATAGAACGTCTATGGATTCAGCGGTTCCGAGGCATTTCCGCGCTCGACTGGAGACCGTCACCGGGACTCAACTGCATTATCGGCCCAGGTGACGGAGCCAAGACGACTATCCTGGACGCCATCGATTGCTTACTTGCTGAACGGCATACGATAGCTTTCGACGACCTGGACTTCTACAATGGCGATACGTCGCAGAACATCTTCATAGGGGCGATTGTCAGCGGCCTTCGCAATGACCTTCTGCGCGACGACCGTTATGGCCACGCCTTGTCCGGCTGGAACACAGTGACGGGAGAATGGCATGAAGAACCAGCCGAGCAGGCTGGGGTTGTACCCGCAATCTTCCTGGCTCTCGAAGTCGACTGCACCCTCGAGCCCGCTTGGTACATCTGGGTACAGCGGAACAAAGAGGTCGACAAGACTAAGCGCCTCGCTTTTGTTGACCGAAAGCTGATATCTCCGGCAAGGTTAGGTGTCTACGCCGACAAACACCTGTCTTGGGCCCGGGGGTCATCGCTGCAACGAATCGGTTCACATCCAGAACAACTTCCGGCGACACTGAATGGTTTGCTCCGCTCAGCGCGCGATAGTTTCGCTGCACAGAGCGCTAGCGCCTTCTCAGAAATCGTTGACGCTATCAGTCCGGACATTGCTAAGCTCGGCGTTCAGGTCCAAGGCACTCTGTCAGCCAATCTCGACCACACCAGTTTCTCGATGAATGCGAGCGGCGTATCCCTACATGACGGCAACATTCCGTTACGTTGTATGGGAACTGGTTCGTCCCGTCTCGCTGTCGCCGCGCTCCAGAGCACAGAAAGCGCTTCGAGGAACTTTCTGCTGGTCGACGAGCTTGAGTACGGGCTGGAGCCACATCGCATTTCACTACTCGTCAGTCATTTACGCCAGCGGGTAGTAACTAGTGGACAGGCGTTCATTACAACTCACTCCCCAACTGTCCTCCGGGAAGTACGTTTCGATGAGGTGCACGTCTGCCGACGCGATGCAAAGACCGGCAGAGTCGGTGTTGTGACGGCAGGGAGCACGAGCACAGCGACGCTGGACGCGAGGCGATACGTTCGGGATAAGGGGGAAGCTCTACTGGGTAGAACCGTCCTGGTTTGTGAGGGACAAACAGAAGTCGCTCTACTCAAGGGATTCGCCGAATCCACACAATTCAATTTCCAAGCAGACGGAGTAGCTCTGGTCGACGGAGGTGGACACCCCAACCTGTTTGCAGTAGCCCTGCATTTTGCACGAATGGGCTACCGAACCGCGGTGCTGGCTGATAGCGACAGGCCAACCGACCCCAAGACATCAATGGAACTAAGCGTAAATAGGGTTGCGCATTTCGCATGGGACATCCCACGGTGCACGGAACAGGAACTCTTCTGCGGTCTTCCTGACGGGCTGGCGTCAGAATTGCTGACAACCATTGCTAACAACGTTGGCCATCCGCAAGTGCTTGGCGAACTATCAAGCCATTTGAAAGTACGGTTCAACAGCTTGGCGGAGGTCACACCCTATCTTACAGACGCAACAGCGCTAATGAAGATGGGTGCCGTGGCGAACAGTGCAAAATGGATTAAGAACAACTTCGACCTCTGCTTCCAGATTGGCTCTGCAATTCTCGGGATTGCTCCGCTCCTTGGAGATAGCAGTCTGGTCAGACACCTTGAGGCTCTCAAGGGTTGGATGGCCAGCAATGCTTGA
- a CDS encoding restriction endonuclease subunit S → MTSVRLPFEDVFADESGGNIKTPQSEYRPFGRFAVVDQGKSLIAGYVDDEARICGGGRAAIVFGDHTRCIKFVDFPFCMGADGVKVLRPKMDADLKYLYYFLRTLKLPDGGYDRHFKYLKRTEVVLPPLAEQHRIAAILDQADALRAKRREALVQLDSLTQAIFMGIFGDPATNPKNWKTGTVKDALESGELVEIQDGNHGERHPKVSDFVSNGIPFVMANCLVDGRLDINKAYKLDPSWCKRLRVGFAKSNDLLLSHKGTIGEVAIVPRSCAGAILSPQTTYYRTSDKLDVNYLAGLFRTRWFQSILEKEAKQSTRDYIGITRQQSLPMLFPPLNLQKLFAERVSRVVDLRNEFNAAVTELDALFASLQHRAFRGEL, encoded by the coding sequence ATGACGTCCGTTCGACTCCCATTTGAAGATGTTTTTGCCGATGAGTCTGGTGGAAATATCAAGACCCCGCAGAGCGAATACAGGCCGTTTGGCCGTTTCGCCGTCGTTGACCAAGGCAAGTCTTTAATTGCCGGTTACGTTGACGATGAAGCACGCATCTGTGGAGGTGGCCGAGCGGCAATCGTGTTTGGGGACCACACCCGTTGCATTAAGTTCGTTGATTTTCCCTTTTGCATGGGAGCCGACGGTGTAAAGGTCTTGCGCCCGAAGATGGACGCCGATTTGAAGTATCTGTACTATTTTTTGAGGACTCTCAAGCTCCCAGATGGTGGCTATGACAGACACTTCAAATACCTTAAGCGTACAGAAGTAGTGCTTCCGCCGCTCGCGGAGCAACACCGCATCGCCGCCATTCTCGACCAAGCGGATGCCCTCCGCGCCAAGCGTCGGGAAGCCTTGGTGCAGCTCGACAGCCTCACGCAGGCGATTTTCATGGGGATATTTGGGGACCCTGCTACTAACCCCAAGAATTGGAAAACTGGAACAGTAAAGGACGCTTTAGAGTCTGGGGAGCTTGTGGAGATACAGGATGGCAATCATGGAGAACGCCACCCAAAGGTATCGGACTTCGTATCCAATGGAATCCCCTTTGTGATGGCGAATTGCCTTGTTGATGGGCGATTGGATATCAACAAGGCATACAAACTCGACCCGTCGTGGTGTAAGAGGCTGCGTGTTGGCTTTGCAAAGTCAAATGACCTGCTGCTGTCTCATAAAGGGACCATTGGAGAGGTTGCAATTGTGCCGAGGAGCTGTGCTGGTGCAATACTTTCTCCTCAAACGACATACTACCGAACCAGCGATAAGTTAGATGTTAACTATTTGGCTGGACTCTTCAGAACGAGATGGTTCCAATCAATTTTAGAAAAAGAAGCTAAACAGTCAACGAGGGATTATATAGGAATTACTCGCCAGCAATCCTTGCCGATGCTTTTTCCCCCACTGAATCTCCAAAAATTATTTGCGGAACGGGTGAGCCGCGTTGTGGACTTGCGTAATGAATTTAATGCGGCTGTTACTGAACTAGATGCTCTTTTTGCGTCCCTTCAACACCGCGCATTCCGTGGAGAACTGTAA
- a CDS encoding HsdM family class I SAM-dependent methyltransferase: MLTGELRSQIDAIWNSFWSGGISNPLEVMEQFTYLLFLRRLDDLHSLEENKANRLGKPLDRCIFPPGKDGKGRDYNDLRWSRFKHFAPAEMFTVVGEHVFPFLRTMGGDDSTYAHHMRDARFTIPKPALLAKVVDMLDHVPMEDRDTKGDLYEYMLGKIASAGQNGQFRTPRHIIKLMVELTAPSPSDIICDPASGTCGFLVAAGEYLRERHPWIFRDAAAREHFHHGMFHGYDFDNTMLRIGSMNMALHGVDNPDIRYKDSLAQDHAGDEEKYSLILANPPFAGTLDYENTAKDLLAIVKTKKTELLFLALFLRLLKPGGRAAVIVPDGVLFGSTKAHKELRRMLVEEQKLDAVISLPSGAFKPYAGVSTAILVFTKTNSGGTDHVWFYDMQADGWSLDDKRQPLLGDEKLGVRPAQALTEAEHAKNNLPDVLARWGQRDGDERERPRTAQSFCVPKAGIAGQGYDLSINRYKEVVHEVVEHLPPKEILAKLAVLEAEIQVGMKVLEGMLT, encoded by the coding sequence ATGCTTACCGGCGAACTCCGTAGCCAAATTGACGCCATTTGGAATTCCTTCTGGTCTGGCGGCATCTCCAACCCACTGGAGGTGATGGAACAATTCACGTACCTGCTGTTCCTACGACGCCTCGACGACCTGCACAGCCTTGAAGAGAACAAGGCAAACCGCCTCGGCAAGCCGCTCGACCGCTGCATCTTCCCGCCGGGCAAGGATGGCAAGGGCCGCGACTACAATGACCTGCGCTGGTCGCGCTTCAAGCATTTCGCTCCTGCCGAGATGTTTACCGTTGTAGGCGAGCACGTATTCCCCTTCCTGCGCACGATGGGAGGCGATGACTCGACCTACGCCCACCACATGAGGGACGCCCGCTTCACCATCCCGAAGCCCGCCCTGTTGGCCAAGGTGGTCGACATGCTCGACCATGTGCCCATGGAAGACCGGGACACCAAGGGCGACCTCTACGAATACATGTTGGGCAAGATTGCCAGCGCTGGTCAGAATGGTCAGTTCCGCACGCCGCGTCACATCATCAAGCTGATGGTTGAGTTGACCGCGCCCTCGCCCAGCGACATCATTTGTGACCCGGCCAGCGGCACCTGTGGCTTTCTGGTGGCGGCCGGCGAGTACCTGCGCGAGCGGCACCCATGGATATTCCGGGACGCCGCTGCTCGGGAACACTTTCACCACGGCATGTTCCACGGTTACGATTTCGACAACACGATGCTCCGAATCGGCAGCATGAACATGGCGCTGCACGGTGTCGACAACCCGGACATCCGCTATAAGGATTCCTTGGCCCAGGACCACGCCGGTGACGAGGAAAAATACTCGCTCATCCTCGCCAATCCGCCGTTCGCCGGCACCTTGGACTATGAGAACACCGCCAAGGACCTGCTAGCCATCGTCAAGACGAAGAAGACCGAACTGCTCTTCCTAGCGCTCTTCCTGAGGCTGCTAAAGCCCGGCGGCCGGGCAGCGGTCATTGTGCCGGACGGGGTGCTGTTCGGTTCCACCAAGGCGCACAAGGAACTGCGCCGTATGCTGGTCGAGGAACAGAAGCTGGACGCGGTCATTTCCCTGCCGTCCGGTGCCTTCAAACCATACGCCGGGGTGTCGACAGCGATTCTGGTTTTCACTAAGACAAACTCCGGTGGGACCGACCATGTCTGGTTCTACGATATGCAGGCTGACGGCTGGAGCCTGGACGACAAGCGCCAGCCGCTGCTGGGCGACGAAAAATTGGGCGTCCGCCCAGCGCAAGCGCTTACTGAGGCCGAACACGCCAAAAACAACCTGCCGGACGTTCTGGCTCGCTGGGGGCAGCGCGATGGCGATGAACGCGAGCGACCGCGCACTGCGCAGAGCTTTTGCGTGCCAAAGGCCGGCATTGCCGGACAAGGCTACGACCTCTCCATCAACCGCTACAAGGAAGTGGTCCATGAGGTGGTCGAACACTTGCCCCCGAAGGAGATTCTCGCCAAGTTGGCCGTGTTGGAGGCTGAAATTCAGGTGGGGATGAAAGTGCTTGAGGGGATGTTGACATGA
- the tnpB gene encoding IS66 family insertion sequence element accessory protein TnpB (TnpB, as the term is used for proteins encoded by IS66 family insertion elements, is considered an accessory protein, since TnpC, encoded by a neighboring gene, is a DDE family transposase.), whose translation MIGLPAGTRIWIAAGVTDMRSGFNGLAAKVEATLQESPFSGHVFVFRGRRGNVIKVLWSTGDGLCLLSKRLERGRFVWPQADSGKIHLTQAQLSMLLEGINWKQPERTWPPLSVL comes from the coding sequence ATGATCGGGTTGCCGGCGGGAACACGCATCTGGATCGCTGCAGGCGTGACCGATATGCGCTCCGGATTCAATGGGCTGGCCGCGAAGGTTGAGGCGACTCTGCAGGAGAGCCCATTCTCCGGCCATGTCTTCGTCTTCCGCGGCAGGCGAGGCAATGTCATCAAAGTCCTGTGGTCGACGGGCGATGGGCTGTGCTTGCTCTCGAAGCGCCTGGAGCGCGGACGCTTCGTCTGGCCACAGGCCGACAGCGGCAAGATCCACCTGACGCAAGCGCAGTTGTCGATGCTACTGGAGGGGATTAACTGGAAGCAGCCCGAACGCACCTGGCCTCCACTGTCGGTGTTGTAA
- a CDS encoding IS5 family transposase: MKQMTLAAGADQCAGFEQHRKPTRREEFLATMDQIVPWAALCAVIEPYYPKAGNGRRPIGLERMLRIHFLQHWFNLADLACEEALYDSASLRRFVGIDLGREPVPDATTVLKFRRLLEKHQLAERLFAEVGRLLQANGVKLKTGTIVDATIIGAPSSTKNEEKSRDPEMHQTRKGQQWYFGMKLHIGVDSQSGLAHSAVVTPANVHDKHALPQLLHGEERRVYGDSAYASQQELIASKAPHAKDFTNQRTRRNGEIDEVQRGKNRNKSKIRARVEHVFAVVKRLWGFTKVRYRGLKKNAGRAFTALALANLYLSRGHLMGAVRP; encoded by the coding sequence ATGAAGCAGATGACGTTGGCAGCGGGTGCAGATCAATGTGCAGGTTTCGAGCAACACCGCAAGCCAACGCGACGTGAAGAGTTTCTGGCGACGATGGATCAGATCGTGCCGTGGGCGGCATTGTGCGCCGTGATTGAGCCCTACTATCCGAAGGCAGGCAATGGCCGGCGGCCCATTGGTCTGGAGCGGATGCTGCGCATCCACTTTCTGCAGCACTGGTTCAACCTGGCAGATCTGGCTTGCGAGGAAGCGCTATATGACAGCGCCAGCCTGCGCCGCTTCGTAGGAATTGACCTGGGTCGTGAGCCGGTGCCGGACGCCACCACGGTATTGAAGTTTCGGCGGCTGCTGGAGAAACATCAGCTTGCCGAACGGCTGTTCGCGGAGGTTGGCCGACTCCTGCAAGCCAATGGCGTGAAGCTGAAGACCGGCACAATTGTCGATGCCACAATTATTGGTGCGCCCAGCTCGACGAAAAATGAAGAGAAGTCGCGCGACCCCGAGATGCATCAGACCCGCAAAGGCCAGCAGTGGTACTTTGGCATGAAGTTGCACATTGGCGTGGATAGTCAGAGCGGGTTGGCCCATTCCGCGGTGGTGACGCCGGCCAACGTTCACGACAAGCATGCGCTGCCCCAGCTTCTGCATGGGGAGGAGCGGCGTGTGTACGGTGACAGCGCATACGCCAGTCAGCAGGAGCTGATCGCATCGAAGGCGCCGCACGCCAAGGACTTCACCAATCAGCGGACCCGCAGAAACGGGGAGATTGACGAAGTGCAACGCGGGAAGAACCGTAACAAATCGAAGATCCGGGCCCGGGTTGAGCATGTCTTCGCCGTGGTTAAGCGCCTGTGGGGCTTCACGAAAGTCCGCTACCGCGGCCTGAAGAAGAATGCCGGCCGAGCCTTCACGGCGCTGGCGCTGGCCAATCTCTATTTGAGTCGAGGGCATCTGATGGGAGCAGTCCGCCCGTAA
- the tnpA gene encoding IS66-like element accessory protein TnpA — protein sequence MGTTLSQSQEVPVAGSRKGRPNHSEEFKRRLAAAACEPGISVSKLAREHGINANMLFTWRRSYRAQQRQEAAVLLPVTVEQPDPRPAPRPVSSAAAACEPATPNGAIEIRLGRAVIRIEGAVDATTLRTVLDRLTP from the coding sequence ATGGGAACTACTTTGTCACAGTCACAGGAAGTGCCAGTCGCTGGCAGTCGCAAAGGCCGGCCGAATCATAGCGAGGAATTCAAGCGGCGGTTGGCAGCCGCTGCATGTGAGCCGGGCATCTCGGTATCGAAGTTGGCGCGCGAGCACGGTATCAACGCGAACATGCTGTTCACGTGGCGCCGAAGCTATCGAGCGCAACAGCGGCAGGAAGCTGCGGTGTTGTTGCCGGTGACCGTTGAACAACCAGACCCGCGCCCGGCTCCGAGGCCAGTGAGTTCGGCGGCAGCGGCTTGCGAGCCGGCGACGCCGAACGGCGCCATCGAGATCCGTTTGGGCCGGGCGGTGATTCGCATCGAAGGCGCGGTCGACGCGACCACGTTGCGCACCGTACTGGATCGGTTGACGCCATGA
- a CDS encoding helix-turn-helix domain-containing protein gives MARPSISEIGPNLARLRDSAGLKQAELAARLTMSAPSLSRVESGERPLAPDELQSLLASIGTEDALRFSEYLGRDWQELPVPLSITQNRTCFGKPTRQASLCDACSTVTSKPPSRSVSRSIWARFNQLRASF, from the coding sequence ATGGCACGTCCAAGCATTAGCGAAATTGGTCCCAACCTTGCAAGACTGCGGGATTCAGCAGGCCTGAAGCAGGCAGAACTTGCGGCGCGACTTACCATGAGTGCGCCATCGCTATCGCGGGTTGAGAGCGGAGAGCGCCCTCTCGCTCCTGACGAACTTCAATCCCTGCTTGCTTCCATCGGGACAGAAGACGCATTGCGGTTCTCCGAGTATCTGGGTCGAGATTGGCAAGAACTGCCCGTTCCCCTCTCAATCACCCAGAACAGGACCTGCTTTGGGAAGCCGACCAGGCAAGCGTCGCTTTGCGACGCCTGCTCGACAGTGACATCAAAGCCTCCTTCCAGAAGCGTATCGAGGAGTATTTGGGCCAGATTCAATCAGCTTCGAGCCTCCTTTTGA
- a CDS encoding UvrD-helicase domain-containing protein yields the protein MLEPQVLRMLAGPKGAIEAPAGTGKTEQIVVTAAKTPGRWLILTHTVAGVEAIRRRLKKYSVPDTKAHVETISAWAHRWARAFPSSAGLPANWSIKGSNWSIAHHAGAQLVESGAVASVLKASYDGVLVDEYQDCSGSQHRLVEALSKFLRCYVFGDPLQAIFGFSKVDLIVDWHSQTLSVFPLAGQLAIPHRWNAVGSGVLGAWLLDFRRQIEAGHIDLSGAPAGLQWTKCERRLPVNELGRLCTVSGYPAGHTTAVLDSSVDAVRRSNLAKAIGGTTVEPVSGRCERDFYASLSILSGLDRVAAVLNLASTVFVGADAAAKRKRVESLISNPGRQMNPPTPAEMALCGVGRGPALASVLDALQCIENETGVTATRPELLYAVKATLRLCADSPALALEDATWQVANSRRERGRVVRNRSVGSTLLVKGLEFDHVVITPEACKTKFDWYVALTRATRSIRVLSPHQSFDMSN from the coding sequence ATGCTTGAGCCCCAAGTACTCCGAATGCTTGCGGGCCCTAAAGGGGCAATTGAAGCCCCCGCCGGCACAGGCAAGACGGAACAGATAGTAGTTACTGCTGCCAAGACTCCGGGTCGCTGGCTCATACTTACCCACACGGTAGCCGGCGTGGAAGCCATACGAAGAAGGCTTAAGAAGTACTCCGTCCCCGACACAAAGGCGCATGTTGAAACAATCTCGGCATGGGCACATAGATGGGCGCGCGCCTTTCCTTCCTCTGCTGGATTGCCGGCAAACTGGTCCATCAAGGGTAGCAATTGGTCAATCGCTCACCATGCTGGCGCCCAGCTTGTGGAATCCGGCGCCGTCGCTAGCGTGTTGAAGGCCTCCTACGACGGAGTACTTGTTGACGAGTACCAAGACTGCTCCGGCTCGCAGCATCGTCTGGTTGAAGCCCTCAGTAAGTTCCTTCGCTGTTACGTCTTTGGCGACCCGCTGCAGGCAATATTCGGCTTTAGTAAAGTGGACCTTATTGTTGATTGGCACAGTCAGACGCTTTCTGTGTTCCCGCTGGCAGGCCAACTTGCAATACCCCATCGATGGAACGCAGTAGGGAGCGGAGTGCTTGGCGCCTGGCTGCTGGACTTCCGTCGTCAAATAGAAGCGGGCCATATCGATTTGTCGGGCGCTCCCGCTGGCTTGCAGTGGACTAAGTGTGAGCGGAGATTGCCAGTCAATGAGCTAGGCCGCCTCTGTACCGTATCAGGGTACCCTGCCGGACACACGACTGCAGTGCTGGACTCGAGCGTTGATGCGGTTCGGCGTTCGAATCTGGCAAAGGCCATTGGTGGAACTACCGTTGAGCCAGTCTCTGGCCGGTGCGAGCGTGACTTCTATGCCTCATTGTCAATTCTTTCCGGTTTGGACCGTGTAGCCGCTGTTCTGAACTTGGCTAGCACGGTGTTCGTCGGCGCTGACGCCGCCGCCAAGCGGAAGCGTGTGGAGAGCCTAATCTCCAACCCCGGGAGGCAGATGAACCCTCCCACACCCGCAGAGATGGCTCTGTGTGGTGTGGGACGTGGTCCAGCGCTCGCATCTGTACTTGATGCGTTACAGTGCATTGAGAACGAGACCGGTGTCACCGCTACACGTCCCGAGTTACTGTACGCAGTGAAGGCTACTCTTCGGCTCTGCGCAGATAGTCCCGCTCTTGCACTTGAAGACGCAACGTGGCAGGTCGCAAACTCGAGACGCGAACGCGGCAGGGTCGTTCGCAACAGGTCCGTGGGTAGCACACTGCTTGTCAAAGGACTCGAATTTGACCATGTTGTCATCACGCCGGAAGCGTGTAAGACGAAATTTGATTGGTACGTGGCCCTAACACGAGCGACGCGTTCAATTCGCGTCCTGTCACCTCATCAGTCCTTTGACATGTCGAATTGA